The Hordeum vulgare subsp. vulgare chromosome 4H, MorexV3_pseudomolecules_assembly, whole genome shotgun sequence genomic interval tgTCTACTTGCGTGCACGTGGCACATTCCTTTTCATTGTACCTGACCCTCAGATTATTCTATACAACAAACAGCCTCCATATAACCAGTTCTCTTTACCTGAAAAAAAGAAGgcgaatcaaaacaaaaaaaatcctctgaaaacaaataaacaaggaaataaaaaagaaggaATTTATTGCCCGAGCTGGCGTCCGACGTCACCGATCCGCGCCTCCCCCGTCGCAGCCAATCACCGCGAGCCTCGCGCCCCAACCCTAACGCTATAAAACCCGAGGCGCCGCCCGGGTTctcctcccaccccaccaaatcTCCAGCCCAGTCCAGTCCAGTCCAGTCCAGTCCCGTCCCGTCCCCACCTCTCGAAAGGGTTTAGAAGCTTCCAGAAGGGCGATGAGTTCCCCGGGAGCAGGCGCCGGCGGCCGCGGCAAGGCCAAGGCGACCAAGTCGGTGTCGCGGTCGTCCAAGGCCGGCCTCCAGTTCCCCGTCGGCCGCATCGCGCGCTACCTCAAGGCCGGCAAGTACGCCGAGCGCGTCGGCGCCGGCGCCCCCGTCTACCTCTCCGCCGTCCTCGAGTACCTCGCCGCCGAGGTAACCCACCGCCCTCGAGATCccccttcccttttttttctccgtCAGTCTGCGCCGCGTTCTCCGATCGATCTGGCCCGATCGTTCGCCATCCGTGATTCGAATCGGATTGGTGTTTGATTTGATGGTTTCCGCCGTCGCCCGATGGACACGCAGGTGCTGGAGCTGGCGGGGAACGCGGCGCGGGACAACAAGAAGACCCGGATCGTGCCGCGGCACATCCAGCTGGCGGTGCGCAACGACGAGGAGCTGAGCAAGCTGCTGGGCTCGGTGACGATCGCCAACGGCGGCGTGATGCCCAACATCAACCAGGTGCTGCTGCCCAAGAAGGCCGGGGCCAAGGGGGAGATCGGGTCCATCTCCCAGGAGTTCTGAGCGCGCGCTGCTACAAGGCTAAAGGAGGGGCTGCCCTGTCACTCATGTCTGGCTGACGACGATGTTCATCTGAAGTTTTTGGTTGGGTTGGGGTGTGTTTTGGGAGTCTGAATCTCGTCATGGAAAAAACCTTGGGTGTCTTCTGAGCTCTGCTCGCGGTTGAATGAATGAGTCGGTCGATCAGTAGAAGAGAGGAAACATATACATGTGGTTTCTTATATGCGAAATGATGTTTGGTTGTTTGGATGATTGAATTCCCTGTGAAATTTTAGTTACAAGAACCTGACTGCTCTTCGTCTGAAGGAAATGATCATCTCGCTGTGGAAATAAAACCGCTCCTCTTAGCCCTGTGGAAATATAGCAGCATCAAGCGCTGTTCCTCTTTCAGAAATCTGCAAGATAACTCTTCAGTTGCAGAAGCAGAACCAACATGTACACATGACAGTGTTGCTTTTGTTCTTGTGGTCGTCAGGTTTTGGTAATTATCTCTTGGTGTAATTCGTTTCACGGCGAAGAACTGAACTCACCATTCAGAATGATATTGTTGTGATTTCTTATTaacaaagaaataaagaaaaataatatccATGTATATATGGCTGTGGCTGCAATTGCAATGCATGAATCAGTCCCCCGTGAATATATCCTTGTCTGCTTCTTAATCAACTTGCTTGCTGGTTGCTTTCTTTTAAGATTGATTGATAATTTTATTTGGTTTGATCATCTGAATGAATGAATTCCCCTGTGGGGTGTAGTTTCAAGAATCTGATTTATCTGCCTCTGCTCTTGGTCTGAAATGACTGCATGTTGTGGAAGATATCATCTCGCTTTTGCTCTTCGTGAGTGGAAACAGAAGAGCAGCAAAATGCTGAAAGTCCAGTGGATCGGCAATGCTGTTCTTGGCATTGTCTCTGTCCCTCTTTCAGAAATCTGTTAACATTATTCTGCAGGTTGCAGATCCAAAATCTACAGGTGACGGTGTCTTCTGTGCTAGTGGTCATCAAATTTTTGATGCACCTAAAACTGCAGGACATGTCCATTCGAGAAATCATGAACCATTTTTAAAGAAATCACAAACATACGTAGCCGCTCGATCGGTCGCCAGAACGAGGAATTTGTTTCACCAATCGATTCTTCATACTCAACAAAATGTCTGATTAACAAAATGAGAAGAATACAAAAATGCTATACATCAACAGCTTTGTCTGCAATGAATCAGCTTTGCTTGCTGCTCGTGAAGTGATGATCGACCCGTTAGTTCTTGCCGCTAAGGATGTTGGCCCTCATGGCTTCCAGCTCTGCCATGTTGGCCTCGACGGCGCCGGAGAAGGACGGCTCCGGGATCGGCTCCTCCGCCATCTGCGACAGCCTGACGACGCTCCTGCAGGCCAGCACGGCGCGcgcgtccatggtctccatggccctCAGGTACAGGCACTGCGCCGCCCGGGTGGCCTGCGTCCTCAGCTCGTCCGAGTTGGTCGGGCCCAGCAGGCAATGCCCGACAATCCGCAGCGCCGGCTGGAACAGCTCCCACGGCATAGGCACCCTCCGCCACCTCTCCTCGCCGCTCTGGGCTGACGCGATCCGAGCCTTCTCGTCGCTGCCGTGCTTCCCCGACCACGCGACGCAGAACTCGCAGAAGTCCATCTTGGAGGACAGCGGCATGAGCGCGAGCTTGGCGTGGTAGAGCTCCAGCACGGCGCCGACGATGCGGGCGCGGCGCGTGGCGCGCATGGTGCCGTGCGGCTCCAGCGCCGGGGAGAGCTCGGCGACGTCGGGGTCGGCGGCCTTGGCCGGCTTGGGCGCCGCGGCCGCGGGCTTGACCGCCTCGTGGTACACGCTGGGGTTGGCCATGTTGGGCAGCGCTACGGTCTCGGCCTCCCCGGCGCCCCGCTGCGCCACGGCGTGCGCGTACAGCGTGAGGAGCACGGCCTCGAACCCGGCGAGCGGCTTGCGGGAGACGGAACGGGACATGTACACGCCGGCGAGGGTCGGCACGAAGCGCAGCACCGCGAGCTGCAGCACCGGGAGGCCGGACTGGAAGGCGCCGTAGAGCCAGCCGCAGAGCGCGTCGTGGCCGGCCCCCGAGCCAGCGCCGCGGAGGCGCCCCGTGACGGCGCGGGCGACGCCGTCGTCGTGGAGGAGCGCGGACGCGGGGTCGTCGGCCGCGGCGAGGGAGTCCGGGAGCGCGCGGCCCAGGATGGCGGCGAGCGAGTCGACGGCGGCCTTGGGGCTCTGGATCGTCTGTGGCGCGTCGGAGGACATCGTCGTCGGCAGCGGGGCGGACAAGAGGAGGTTGATGAGGAGGCTGGCGTCGTCGACGTGCGGGAAGGGTGGTTCGGTGCGATGGAAGGGAAGGGCCGAAGGAGGTGGCGAATGGATCGGAGGTGGACGAGGAGGTTTGAGCGGGCGGCGCGCTATGGCTTCAGCTTTGACCCGGTTCGTACGGTTGACGTGAGCAAATCAAGGGAAGGGCGTGAGGGAACGCACACCCGCCATTTACGCATGCAGAAGAGTGCGTGTCATGGGTCtagtcctttgattttctttttaaaACTTTGTGCAGTGCTTCGGTTTGTAGTGATCCAGTTTGCAACGCAGAAATTTTTGAGGGGAACGTACACGAATGGGGACTCCTTTGGAATCCGTTTGCAATCTAGGAAAGGATCGCCAAGGAAATGTACATCTCGACCGACCAATCAacatgtggttggatggttaaagAGACCGTGATACCTTCATCTCATTAAGGTATGGATCTCGGTGTTCGCATttatttatgtatttattttaaaaaaattaatgATGTGTCGGCTCAGTCTTACGGAGATGATCATAAGGTAGGTCGTGCATATGTGTGTCCATAAAAATGAATGTATGCACGTGTATACGAGTGCTTTCATCTGTATTATGTTAAAAAATATACATCTCGACCCACCCGAAAAAAGTAGTATCTTCCAAAGAAATTTCCCACGGAAAGAATCATCTATTATAGAAGTTTATCAAAGTAGAAAATAtctcaaacataataaaaattacatcaagattccaagACCACCGAACGATCATTATTATCGTCACAACGAGCCGTCGACGCGCCGTTCCCCTATAGGAAACGGCTTGGCCTTCTCGATGACAGTCGGAAAGGTTTCGTGCATGTGCTCCTAAGTACTAACGTCCTGAAATcacggctgttgttgttgttgttgttgaacaaTTGCATATATCTGAAACACCACACACCAAATCATACATGACGAGAAACTCTAACCTCACGGTCCCAAGAAGATGACCATAATCTATGTAGGAGTTTAGTCGACTACATCCAAAAGAACATACTAAAGGGGGATTGAAGCTTAGAAGACaaatttgaagaagaagaagcatcgCCATCCGCCGAACGCCACACCTATGAAGACTAAAAAATCATGACCTAAACTACTAACCGTTGTGGAGGCGTCGGGATTCCCCTGCCAGCCATCGACCTTCGGAGCGCCAAGCGGAGGGCAGGTGAATCCACATGCCCTCGGTGAAACCTtgggggaagggggggggggggggttgtgttGACTGCCTAGGGTTAGGGAGGACACGAGATGCATCCATTATACTCTAAACCTTGGTCGTCCTATTGTTCTTCCAGAGAGGAAAATTGCTTCTACTTATAATTTAATTATTGACAAGTTTAAGTCTAAATTACATAGTTGTAAAGCTAATAGACTCTCTCATGTGGGTATAATTACCCTAATTAAACTAGAGGATAACGAGAGTGGTGCTGCAGAAATTGGGTTAATAATGTAAGAAccaaaattaaaaatatatatggcTTATTATATTTGATTGTGTATAGGTGTAACAACATTTATTAAATATAAGCACACCAATTAAATTGAAAATATTTTCGCATGCATGGTTGAATGTTAGGATGGATTTTTTTTTATGCATGATTGCATAATGAGGTAGGTCTTATCCCATTCATAATTGTATAATGAGGtgacatgctttcatgttgagatGAATAAGTTAATGGAGTTGACTCTATTAGATATATAAGATATAGGATATGTTTTCGCATCTTTACCTGTttatgaaagcacaacttcttccTAGGtgcttttggtaattaataacaacatatatttcatttGACTGATGAttctacctagtatatttcaggaaaagttcaatgaatggattggctaaGGTTTGCGAGGAGatcccctagatgcaagaaacatatattggcaacaatcttgaagactctatattttatattttgtgagaaatcacacttgaatccatagaaaagccaatactattaaaaagggatGAGGtaactatgatgatctggttgctcaagtgcttagagattagacaccaaaaatactcatgaaattctcccataaATATTCTGTCCAAACCCTAAAGTCAAAttgggtgccaccaagtttttccaTTCGACCTTGTTTACCCTAGACAGATCCAGAGCCAAACACTAACCATCTTGGTACTACCAAGTCCATTATGGGTGCAACCGAAAATAGTGGCAAACCTATTGATGTTAATTTGATTAAAATTAGAATTTCTCATTTTGGCAAATATGTGCCACCACGCTTGCCATCTACCTAGGTCAACCAAAATCATACCGACCGAGGtttctatatcggtctcaccgaaacactgaaagttgccacattttgcactagttggtgcaaccgagtttttgctTCGGTTACACCCAGTTGggcataatgttgtaatggttggattttttgagatgcctatgtatacccctccaccagcctctcattcgtagaggaagcactcagaacagacCAACACTTATCATAtacatttttttgagagagagccacctactcatgtgttcagaTCAAGATATTTCCACTAATAGAAAACAAGGCTTTATTACCGGTTGGTaagggactaaagcccccccccccctttagtctcggtttgttggggaacgtcgcatgggaaacaaaaaaaattcctacgcgcacgaagacctatcatggtgatgtccatctacgagggggatttcagatctacgtacccttgtagatcgcacagcaggaagcgttaagaaacgcggttgatgtagtggaacgtcctcacgtccctcgatcctccccgagaaccatcccacgaaccgtcctgggatccgtcccgcgatccgtcccacgatccgctccgatctagtgccgaacggacggcacctccgtgttcagcacacgtacaactcgacgatgatcttggccttcttgatccaacaagagatacagagaggtagatgagttctccggcagcgtgatggctcttcggaggttggtgatgatcttattccagcagggctccgcctgagctccgcagaaacgcgatctagaggaaaaaccgtggaggtatgtggtcgggctgccgtggcaaaagttgtctcaaatcagcccatatacctcagtatatataggaggtaggggagggaccttgccttgaggctcaaggagcccgaaggggtcggccgaagtagggggaggaggattcctcctccaatcctagtccaactatgattggaaggtggagtccttctctatttccccacttccccttttttctctttgattctctttctctcctgcgcacgggccttcttgggcttgcccaccagcccactaagggctgatgcggcacccctaaggcctatggtcttccccggggtgggctgcccccccccccggtgaacatccggaacccattcatcactcccggtacattcccggtaatgccgaaaactttccggtaatcaaatgaggtcatcctatatatcaatcttcgtctccggaccattccggaaaccctcgtgacgtctgtgatctcatccgggactccgaacaacattcggtaaccaaccatataactcaaatacgcataaaacaacgctgaaccttaagtgtgcagaccctataatcccgtatgtcattccctttgtcattcggtatgttacttgcccgagattcgatcgtcagtatccgcatacctatttcaatctcgtttaccggcaagtctctttactcgttccgtaatacaagatcccgtgacttacactaagtcacattgcttgcaaggtttgtgtgtgatgttgtattaccgagtgggccccgagatacctctccgtcacacggagtgacaaatcccagtcttgatccatactaactcaatggacaccttcggagatacctgtagagcacctttatagtcacccagttacgttgtgatgtttggtacacacaaagcattcctccggtgccagtgagttatatgatctcatggtcataggaataaatacttgacacgcagaaaacagtagcaacaaaatgacacgatcaacatgctacgtctattagtttgggtctagtccatcacatgattcacccaatgatgtgatccagttatcaagcaacaacaccttatacatagtcagaagaccctaactatccttgatcaactggctagccagctagaggcttgctagggacagtgttttg includes:
- the LOC123446446 gene encoding uncharacterized protein LOC123446446 — encoded protein: MSSDAPQTIQSPKAAVDSLAAILGRALPDSLAAADDPASALLHDDGVARAVTGRLRGAGSGAGHDALCGWLYGAFQSGLPVLQLAVLRFVPTLAGVYMSRSVSRKPLAGFEAVLLTLYAHAVAQRGAGEAETVALPNMANPSVYHEAVKPAAAAPKPAKAADPDVAELSPALEPHGTMRATRRARIVGAVLELYHAKLALMPLSSKMDFCEFCVAWSGKHGSDEKARIASAQSGEERWRRVPMPWELFQPALRIVGHCLLGPTNSDELRTQATRAAQCLYLRAMETMDARAVLACRSVVRLSQMAEEPIPEPSFSGAVEANMAELEAMRANILSGKN
- the LOC123451066 gene encoding probable histone H2AXa; protein product: MSSPGAGAGGRGKAKATKSVSRSSKAGLQFPVGRIARYLKAGKYAERVGAGAPVYLSAVLEYLAAEVLELAGNAARDNKKTRIVPRHIQLAVRNDEELSKLLGSVTIANGGVMPNINQVLLPKKAGAKGEIGSISQEF